The sequence CAAGAGTAAAGAATGGGGTTAGAGAAATTGAAACAACCGAGATAGATCCAAACCATAACGACCCTGTGTATCTAATGAACTCCTGAATCAAAGCTGAAAAGATATTGTGCTTACGTAGCAATACCAGCTTTGGTGTTGCCCTGGTCATTACTATTGGCGAACACACCGCTCGATACACAAAGGCCAACTAAACCAAGCAGCAAAGTTGGCCACACCCAAAGGATAATCTTGCGGCGACCAACGAAACGTCCTGTGTAAACGGCGCCAATCTGACAAAACCAGGTGAAGATGGTAAGACCGGCGTTGATACCTGTCTGCACACTGCTTTCCGTAATACCAACAAGATCGAACACAGTGGTGTCTATTGTACATCATCAGCTGATGTTTAAGGCAAATTCCACATACTCACAATAGTAGTAGATAATGGAAGCTTATAAAATGTTAGCTTCATCACGGCTTACAAAAATTCAAGCTTACATCCAGAAAGCTAGCAAGATATTAGCACGTGCCTTGGTGCATTATATGAATGACTCACGTTGGTCAAGAAAATCATGAGAACGGCCAACCCTAATCTATGCCTATTGGAAGGATTTTTCACAATGGTTGACCACTTCTCAGCCTTGGCAACCTTCTCCTGTTCGATTgcctccttcatctcctcaaACTCGAAAAGCACCAGAGGGTCTTCTCGGTCGCCATTCCCATGGTATTCGACCAAGAATGCAAAAGCCTCTTCATCGCGACCTTGAGAGAGTAGGAAACGAGGTGTTTCAGGGACAAATTGAACGGCAATGAGAACGTAGAGCGCCATAGGTACTTGAATGATATAAGGAATACGCCATGACCACGAGCTAGTCATATAACCGGTGCAGCCAAAGACCACCCAGGCGGCAATGACCAACCCAAGGATGTAGTAGGAGTTCTTTGACAGGTATCAATATCATATGTGAGTTGTTCTTCGAGTGGGACTTACCCAAGAGGCGGCCACAGTTTCTCGACTACGAGGATGAGCGATCTCCTGGACGACAATCAAACTGGTCATGAGGAAGGAGGCAAGACCAAGCCCTATGATGGCTCTACCTGTACAGAACACTAGAGGGAAGTCAATTGGCCGCCGTGGCAAACGCTAGCGTAAAACACGTACAGGCGTAACCATTGACGTTGGAGACACCAGCAATACAGCCAATAATGGATCCAATCAAGATCGTATAACCGTAAACTACATCTTAGTCAACGACTAATGCCTTTGAATTCCAGATGCTGACTCACATCGAATACCCCAACGCCGTCCCCAGTGCTCATCGATGTACGCAATAAAAGGACCAACAACAAATCCGGCAATGTTACCGACCGCGTTGAGCATACCTAGACGAACACCTCGCGGGTAATTGAGGTCCTCTTGCCAGGCGTCGGAGGCCTGAAGACCAGAGATAAGGGATCCATCGTCTGAAAACATTTGTCAAACGAAGTAATAGTAGTACAGCGCAAATCACATACATCCATTAAGGATCATCCCTACAAAGATGACACTTAAGAAGCTTGCAAAATGGTCAGTAATTAGAATTTGCACGACAGATGATGGACTTACAAATTGAGCTTGAGAGCACCCTTGTTTTGATACCATTTCAGGCGATCGCTTGCGTTGGGACTGTGTCGACAAGTCAGTATCCAGCTTATCAAAGGTATCGCAGCAAGCAGCAAGACTCACATATCGTGCCAGTCTGGCATGCTTGCTGCAAACTCGTGAGCACATAATCAAGGGAAGCAACTAGCGACGCAGGCATTATCCTGTTCCGCTCAACGGTATGATCTCAGCACAGATCCACCAGCAAAACCTCTCTAAAGCGAGGCTGCTACAATGTGAACCCGGCACCCGTGTTGCTCATATCTTGCTTTGCACTCGTTTGCCATTAGGCTAGGTTTGAGGCAGGGAGCAGTAGATTGTCATGCAAACATTTATCCTCTCAGCGAATACGCTGGTGGGGGTAGATCTGACCGTTGTCGAGCGTTGTTGGGCTCATTTTCCTTACGGTTTTTGTCTTGTGCTACTGACCTATTGCTGAGAAAGGTAGGAAGTCTAGTGTTTTTGAAAGGGTATGGGAGTTAAATCTGCTTAGCCAGCGGGTGGCTATATATATGTTGCCAGTTTAATTTCTGCTAGTACGAATAGTAAATAATAGTGGAGTCAGTTTAAAAAAACGGATCTCGAATCCAAAATGAGACATTTTCCAAGCCTCTGGTCGTCTGCCGCTTCATCAATGAATGAGGAAACCATTTCCAGGCACGCTTGCGGCACTCCGTCTTCCGCCCTTGAATCCCACATTTTGGAGCAAATTCGAAATATCTTTTGCAGCTTGAGTTAAAAAGATCGTATTTATGCATGTCTATTCCCAAATACATCAATGAACGACCAAGACGTGCTATATCCAGACCCGAGCAATGCATTCAATTTCGTTGGTAGAAGTCTCTACGCTCGGAAGCTTTCCGGCTTGAATACAGTTCCTCGCTGGTTTACGGTCGGGAAGGAACTGTTTTGATCGAGGGGTCAGTTTCTTGCTGCGAGTGATATTATGATATGAAGAGAAGTGCGAACCTTGGAGACGACTCATTCATGGCTACGAATGTTCTCATTTTATCAGCAGATACTTTTTGAATATATTGAGAACTAACTAAGAGGAGGCAAGACTGATGGAACGTACCACTACTGATTGAACTGATTGATGTCCTTCATGAAGACTATGCAAAATACGAAAAACTCCGCATCTGGCAAATAAAAGCAATCCAAAATGAGCATCTCACTGTTGATTTTAGGGGTTTGCTTCAAGGAAGACCCGTCGACCTCGAAGACAGTTTTCGCTTTTGTCAGCGACTCAAACTAAACCATTTGTCCAGTAACAACTGCACATGTGTTACCACCGTTCCCTGATCGATACACTTTCTCAAGCTGCATGACATGAAAAGACTGTGGCAGCTCTGATCAGGCCGTTACCATCATCTTGCCCACCGCAGAAGATGAGACCAGAGACATCGGTGGCAGAAACTATAATAACACATAGATCCATCAGCTATCTAGTAGTATCCAAGCCTCAATTTATTAGACGTGTTGTTTACAGTTATGGGGTTTGAGAAGAGGGAGGCTTCAAAGCTAACGACTTCAGGACCAACATTATTGTTCTTCAATTACTTTCTTGCGATGACTCTAACCATGAATTATGGAAGAAGCTCTACGTATATACCTTTCATGATGCAAGCAGCCTAGATGATCCACTAGCTTAGAGATAGCCAATGAAGTTGAGATTTTGAAGGCATATTGATTTTTTCGAGATGTACAATAATAGGGAGAATAATGGCTTTAGGCTTTGTCCTGCAGAACATACTGGAAAGTCAAACGATCGATTGACATTGACGGGTCGCCCATAAATGAGGCAGAACCCACCAGTAATGGCTTCATTTGCCAACCGTCGATTCAACCTGGACTTTATAAGAGGTATATAAGCTAAGCTTAGATCACAAAACCATACTTTAGGAATCGGAAGTGCGAAGCGGATTCTCTGGGTTATTCGATGAAGGACCACTGCCTTTGGTTATCCCTCAACAACTGCAATCTCTGTCAAGGACGATACTATTGGCGCTGATGCCGAACGACTGGTATCATCTGGATaatataataataatgaaGCTGAGAAATTCAACCTTGTCAATAATGTATGATAAATGGATAATGATTCTATGCAGATTGTGATAATATACTTGATTGAAATCTATGCTACATATCCACTCAATCCCGAATCTAAGGATGCTTAGGCTTATGAGCTTCCTTGCTCTGCTGCTTGGCctgctccttcttcctcaactcctcttcatcatcctcgacaagttcttcatccttcctGGCCCCTCGGCTTGGCTCATTACCATGGGCCTCAGCAACAGCGGTAGGCTTCTTAAGAGCCTGCTCGTGCTCAGCCTCAGCTTGCTTTTCGAGCTTCTCAACTCGCTTGGCATCTGCAAGAGCATCCCCGTGGTTTCGCTCGTCTTTTCGGTCGAGTCGGGAGTGGGCACCTTGAGGAGCATACTCAAAGGCCTCGCCAGTTTGGGGGTTGGCGCCTAAGAAAGGTAAGAGGCATTAAATACTAGACTAAAATTATTAAGCAGAGTATAAGACCTACCAGCATGGCCTTGACCAAGGTTGGGATGCTTAGCACCAGCTGAGTCGTGCTTGGGATCGTAACCGGGGTTCTGCTTAAGCTGAGTTTCGGCATCCATCTACAATTGATAACAAGCGGAGGTCAGCGCCCGTCGACAATCTTGTGATCTGCTCTAGGTTGACTTACGATGAATGTATGTATCAAAGTGGTGTTTTGTCTACGAAAAAATGAAGTCGATGCCTTGTTCGTAAGCTTATCTATGCTGTACGTGAAAAGTCGTGAAGTCTGCTGGGGAAAAGACTTAAGAACCATCGAAATTGCAGCCTTATACTTGGCCCAAGCCACGTTGAGAATCGGTATATGATGTCATACAATCCTCATTCTCAGTTTTCAGTTTCCGTCGGTGACGATTTCTTTCGTTTCTCTCGGTAAATGAGACGCAACGTTGATTGAGGCACCTCGCATATCCATCGTCACCGCTCGCAACTCCGCACAAACGTCAGATTCCGACAATCCATAATTAATCACGTCCTCATCAGAACTCTAAAACGCGTCATAATTCAACATTGTCGAGATCATCATTTTTGTATTTACTGGACTTTCCCACAGTCGACGATCGCGTGTTCCAGCGTGGCAGAAGCAGCGGGCCCTCCCTTAGCTTCTTGCAACGTCAGAGTATACATGCACAGACACGTCAGAGTTCAACCGTtccttgatcttctttGCGCATTCTGTTGTTAGTAGCTCTTGCCGCGGTTTGGTATCATCATGCCGCCTCCAAGCGGCGCAACGGATGAGGTGACAAACTACTTGGAAAGTACGTCATCAATGCATAAATCGGACACTGTTCTACCATCACCTGGCTAGTTGCCAAGGTGGCCAGAAAGTTATATAAGAAGGGACTTTCGTCGTAttcctttctctccttcatcaaCAAGTTCGTTCACAACTCTTCAATTACCACTACTACCACACCCAAACCACAACACAAACACTTTTATTATCACAATGTCCGACACTGGCAGGCAA comes from Cryptococcus gattii WM276 chromosome G, complete sequence and encodes:
- a CDS encoding Hypothetical protein (Similar to TIGR gene model, INSD accession AAW44783.1; CNG04230), yielding MDAETQLKQNPGYDPKHDSAGAKHPNLGQGHAGANPQTGEAFEYAPQGAHSRLDRKDERNHGDALADAKRVEKLEKQAEAEHEQALKKPTAVAEAHGNEPSRGARKDEELVEDDEEELRKKEQAKQQSKEAHKPKHP
- a CDS encoding Hexose transport-related protein, putative (Similar to TIGR gene model, INSD accession AAW44785.1), giving the protein MPDWHDIPNASDRLKWYQNKGALKLNFFLSVIFVGMILNGYDGSLISGLQASDAWQEDLNYPRGVRLGMLNAVGNIAGFVVGPFIAYIDEHWGRRWGIRFYGYTILIGSIIGCIAGVSNVNGYALFCTGRAIIGLGLASFLMTSLIVVQEIAHPRSRETVAASWNSYYILGLVIAAWVVFGCTGYMTSSWSWRIPYIIQVPMALYVLIAVQFVPETPRFLLSQGRDEEAFAFLVEYHGNGDREDPLVLFEFEEMKEAIEQEKVAKAEKWSTIVKNPSNRHRLGLAVLMIFLTNLSGSSIIYYYYTTVFDLVGITESSVQTGINAGLTIFTWFCQIGAVYTGRFVGRRKIILWVWPTLLLGLVGLCVSSGVFANSNDQGNTKAGIATVVMVWIYLGCFNFSNPILYSYPAEVQTFSMRSKGLLIWNTVSQLEGAYVTWVDAIALDSIGYKYYAVYMPLVIIQWFLVYFYMVETKGYTLEEIALAFDSKENLTTVNILPAVEQEQDVEDVETKRRSTDDR